The Spirosoma foliorum genome has a window encoding:
- a CDS encoding SusC/RagA family TonB-linked outer membrane protein, with the protein MTASAKANLGQILNELALRHHVIFNYDTDLLANKFISSDVLTNLPRNLDRILTRLLSPFNIKFQRTKHTYILYQEPIRETASAQKYSTSLSATKSTKSALPDEKQPTFQLTGKVVTTTGEALPGVTVVLKNTTSGTTASLNGTYNLSVQERAGTLVFSYIGYTTQEYPFFENTTINVQLAEDTKLLNEIVITGYSTENRRDVTGAVSTVKPAQLQLVPSANVEQQLQGRVAGVTVITNGQPGTSSQIRVRGFGSFGGNQPLYIVDGVPTQSIQFLNPNDLETTTVLKDAASASIYGARAAAGVIVLTTKKGQRKAQKLSISYDGLYGVTDPGKGLPILTPQEQADWTWQARRNDIFQTGGTVGPDSFTSIANGQYGSGQTPVLPDYLLVGKIPGVIGSIDIAAEQTNYNVNSANRAIYNVIPANKQGTVWYKAITRVAPMTRHTLGFSGGTETSRYYLSLGMQRQAGIVRNNDFSRYSFRANTEFDLSKKLRFGENIQVAYVSATGLQGTTGNALGNSTNNNSSVASDENDILSSFRMAPIIPVYNAFGGYAGTAAPGFSNPRNPVASRDGQANNLNHTVTILGNIYVAYDPIPAVTLKSSLGGSYYTNYANSYVRSTYENSENIANYTYSEASNVGLAWTFTNTAQYKQTFGKHDLSVLAGLEALNTGNGRGIAGSGINPFSTDPNYVTLNTTTPGATRQVSSTYGKGNNFYSIFGQAKYTYNDKYIATAVVRRDGSSQFGPANRYGVFPAVSVAWRISAEEFMKKLSWISDLKIRGGYGLMGNSNYLSSTNQFNLFSTNTANGYDLGATNNSIESGYYPSQYGNPDAKWETSITSNIGIDGSFFNNRLEVMIDIWRKDTKDLLYQLALPSVVGVRANAPFLNVASMRNQGIDLLLTTRGKLVGDLSYEVTGIGSFLSNQITAIAPLVPYFTGGGTRIGGPVVRNEPGHALSSFYGYQVVGLFNSKEEVASAATQLGAAPGRFRFADLNGDNKIDDNDRTFLGSPIPKFTGSITLGIKYKGFDLSSNLYVSLGNQIFNNQRWFTDFYPSFTGAAISERVKDSWLPTHTNTNVPIFESATNFSTNTQPNSYYIEHGSYGRMQYLNLGYSFSNVLLNRLKMNRLRISVSATNLFTITTYSGLDPAVGGLADATFGIDVGNYPVTRGYNVGLSFGF; encoded by the coding sequence ATGACCGCATCGGCAAAAGCAAATTTGGGTCAGATCCTAAATGAATTAGCGCTTCGCCATCACGTTATTTTCAACTACGATACCGATTTGCTGGCGAATAAATTTATCTCGTCGGACGTATTGACCAACTTGCCAAGAAATTTAGACCGGATTCTAACCCGATTGCTATCACCGTTCAACATAAAATTTCAACGGACAAAACACACCTATATTCTTTACCAAGAACCGATTCGCGAAACTGCTTCCGCCCAGAAATACTCAACCAGCCTCTCCGCTACCAAGTCCACTAAATCAGCGTTGCCCGACGAAAAACAGCCTACTTTTCAACTCACCGGCAAAGTAGTAACCACAACTGGAGAGGCATTGCCCGGTGTTACCGTTGTACTCAAAAACACCACATCTGGCACCACAGCTTCGCTCAATGGTACATATAATTTATCCGTTCAAGAACGTGCTGGAACATTGGTTTTTTCCTACATCGGTTATACTACACAGGAGTATCCTTTTTTCGAAAACACAACAATTAATGTACAGCTGGCGGAGGATACGAAACTATTAAACGAGATCGTGATCACAGGTTACTCGACGGAAAATCGTCGGGATGTAACGGGCGCTGTTTCGACGGTCAAACCAGCCCAACTTCAACTAGTTCCTTCGGCAAATGTCGAACAGCAACTTCAGGGGCGCGTGGCGGGCGTTACGGTTATTACCAACGGGCAGCCCGGAACATCCAGCCAGATCCGGGTGCGGGGGTTTGGCTCCTTTGGCGGGAATCAACCGCTTTATATTGTCGATGGGGTGCCTACCCAGAGTATTCAGTTTCTGAATCCCAATGACCTTGAAACCACCACCGTTTTAAAAGATGCCGCGTCGGCTTCCATCTACGGGGCTCGGGCGGCCGCGGGGGTAATTGTCCTGACTACGAAAAAAGGTCAGCGCAAGGCCCAGAAACTGAGCATTAGCTACGACGGCTTGTATGGGGTAACGGATCCAGGAAAAGGGCTTCCGATTCTGACTCCTCAGGAACAGGCCGACTGGACCTGGCAGGCGCGCCGGAATGACATCTTTCAAACGGGAGGCACAGTAGGGCCAGATAGTTTCACCAGTATCGCCAATGGTCAGTATGGTTCGGGCCAAACGCCCGTATTACCTGATTATCTGCTAGTTGGCAAGATACCAGGCGTTATTGGATCCATTGACATAGCTGCTGAACAGACTAATTACAACGTTAATTCGGCCAATAGGGCGATCTATAACGTCATTCCCGCTAATAAGCAGGGAACTGTTTGGTATAAAGCCATTACCCGGGTGGCACCCATGACGCGGCACACGCTGGGATTTTCGGGGGGAACCGAGACTAGTCGGTACTACCTAAGTCTGGGTATGCAGCGACAGGCGGGTATCGTTCGTAACAATGATTTTTCGCGCTATAGCTTTCGCGCCAACACCGAATTTGACCTCAGCAAAAAACTTCGGTTTGGCGAGAATATCCAGGTGGCCTACGTATCGGCGACGGGCTTGCAGGGCACAACGGGGAATGCTCTTGGCAATAGTACCAACAATAATTCAAGCGTTGCTTCGGATGAGAACGACATTCTGTCATCGTTTCGGATGGCGCCCATTATTCCTGTCTATAATGCGTTCGGAGGGTATGCGGGCACAGCCGCTCCGGGGTTCAGCAATCCCCGAAATCCTGTAGCCAGTCGGGATGGACAGGCCAATAATTTGAATCATACGGTGACTATTTTGGGGAACATTTACGTAGCGTACGACCCCATTCCTGCTGTAACACTGAAGAGTAGTCTGGGAGGGTCATACTACACGAACTACGCCAATTCATACGTTCGATCTACTTACGAAAACTCCGAAAATATCGCGAACTACACCTATTCGGAGGCATCCAATGTAGGGCTGGCCTGGACCTTTACCAACACAGCGCAGTATAAGCAAACGTTCGGCAAACACGATCTGAGTGTGCTGGCGGGGCTGGAAGCACTCAACACGGGTAATGGACGGGGTATCGCAGGTTCGGGTATTAATCCGTTCTCCACCGACCCTAACTACGTAACACTGAACACCACAACGCCCGGTGCAACGCGTCAGGTGTCCAGCACGTACGGAAAAGGCAACAACTTTTACTCGATATTTGGGCAGGCCAAATACACCTATAACGATAAGTATATTGCTACGGCGGTGGTACGTCGGGATGGATCGTCCCAATTCGGCCCCGCCAATCGGTATGGCGTATTTCCAGCGGTTTCTGTAGCTTGGCGCATTTCTGCTGAGGAATTCATGAAGAAACTGTCCTGGATTTCGGATCTAAAAATTCGGGGTGGTTATGGCTTGATGGGTAACTCCAACTACCTCAGTTCAACTAACCAGTTCAATTTATTTTCTACCAACACGGCCAATGGTTACGATCTGGGAGCGACAAATAATTCCATCGAATCGGGTTACTATCCAAGTCAATATGGTAATCCAGATGCCAAATGGGAGACGAGCATTACATCCAACATCGGGATAGATGGTTCGTTTTTCAATAATCGCCTGGAGGTAATGATCGACATCTGGCGGAAAGATACCAAAGATTTACTCTACCAATTGGCCTTACCAAGCGTGGTGGGCGTTCGAGCCAATGCACCGTTCCTGAATGTAGCGAGTATGCGCAATCAGGGGATTGATTTACTGCTTACCACCCGGGGGAAACTTGTTGGCGATTTGAGTTATGAAGTGACCGGAATCGGCAGCTTCCTAAGCAACCAGATTACGGCCATTGCGCCGTTGGTACCGTATTTCACGGGCGGTGGTACGCGCATTGGTGGGCCGGTAGTACGTAATGAGCCGGGTCATGCCTTATCATCGTTCTATGGTTATCAAGTAGTTGGCCTATTCAACAGCAAGGAAGAAGTGGCATCAGCTGCGACGCAGTTAGGAGCCGCTCCTGGCCGTTTTCGCTTCGCCGATTTGAATGGCGACAATAAAATTGACGACAATGATCGGACGTTTTTGGGCAGCCCCATCCCTAAGTTCACGGGCAGTATTACACTGGGAATAAAGTACAAAGGCTTCGACTTGAGCTCCAATCTATATGTCTCATTGGGAAACCAGATTTTCAACAACCAACGGTGGTTTACTGACTTCTACCCCTCGTTCACAGGAGCTGCAATAAGTGAGCGGGTGAAGGATTCGTGGTTGCCTACGCATACCAATACAAACGTGCCTATTTTCGAGAGTGCAACCAATTTCAGTACGAACACGCAACCTAATTCGTACTATATTGAACATGGGTCCTACGGTCGGATGCAGTATCTAAATTTAGGTTATAGTTTTTCGAATGTGTTATTGAATCGACTAAAAATGAATCGGTTACGAATCTCGGTATCAGCGACGAATTTGTTTACCATTACTACATACAGCGGATTAGACCCCGCCGTTGGTGGCCTGGCTGATGCTACATTCGGGATTGATGTGGGGAACTATCCAGTCACTCGGGGCTATAATGTAGGCTTGAGTTTTGGCTTTTAG
- a CDS encoding FecR family protein: protein MRSYELFSTQDFITDDAFIAWVTNPTQASNSFWLEWVQKHPYKQAEIEEAAQIIRQLSAQPDVFSDDELQQNWKLIQQRIAPDVLEHPMGIVIPLWRRWYAIAASVAVLIMVGAGFWWYQQPVFYSTAFGKMHTVVLPDSSLVTLNGNSCMEYKRSWSNREVKLTGEAFFQVRKQRQQNELVKFTVKTARLDINVVGTVFNVNDRRGKTEVMLAEGKVQLNERSRTDQHMILVPGEKATLLPKTNYLTKEKADPRIYTAWLNNTLIFNGETLNNVFQKLEDSYGIRTTVSRPELLRKRFTGSVGTDSIQTFYNQLQTIYNVRARATKGGYLID from the coding sequence ATGCGCTCGTACGAGCTATTTTCCACACAAGACTTTATTACCGACGATGCCTTTATCGCCTGGGTAACCAATCCTACACAAGCCTCTAATTCATTCTGGCTCGAGTGGGTGCAGAAACATCCCTACAAACAGGCAGAGATAGAAGAAGCCGCTCAGATTATCAGGCAGTTATCAGCTCAACCTGACGTATTTTCTGACGATGAGTTACAGCAGAACTGGAAGCTTATTCAGCAGCGGATCGCCCCCGACGTTCTGGAGCATCCGATGGGCATTGTGATTCCCCTCTGGCGACGCTGGTATGCCATTGCCGCATCGGTAGCGGTCTTAATTATGGTAGGTGCAGGCTTCTGGTGGTATCAGCAACCCGTTTTTTATTCAACTGCATTCGGCAAGATGCATACGGTGGTCCTGCCAGATAGCTCACTGGTCACGTTGAACGGCAATTCATGCATGGAATACAAACGGAGTTGGTCGAATCGGGAGGTAAAGCTAACGGGCGAAGCTTTTTTTCAAGTCAGGAAACAACGGCAACAAAATGAGCTGGTGAAGTTTACAGTCAAAACAGCCCGTCTGGACATAAACGTAGTGGGAACCGTTTTTAACGTGAACGACCGGCGGGGTAAAACGGAAGTGATGCTGGCGGAAGGCAAAGTGCAGTTGAATGAACGCAGCCGTACCGATCAGCATATGATTTTGGTGCCCGGCGAAAAAGCTACTTTATTACCCAAGACCAATTATCTGACGAAAGAAAAGGCAGACCCACGTATCTACACGGCCTGGCTGAACAATACGTTGATTTTTAACGGAGAAACACTAAATAACGTCTTTCAGAAATTAGAGGATAGTTACGGTATTCGCACCACGGTTAGTCGGCCGGAACTGCTTCGGAAACGATTTACAGGCTCGGTTGGCACAGACTCCATTCAGACCTTCTATAATCAGCTTCAAACAATCTACAATGTGCGTGCAAGAGCAACAAAAGGAGGCTATCTGATAGATTAA
- a CDS encoding ThuA domain-containing protein, which yields MTLIKARLYFIGLMGATFLLYSGMTVRQSANAPRILVFSKTKGWKHTSIPFAIAAIQRLGNVNGFSVDTTTNAALFTDENLKQYAAVIFNSTTGNVLNGKQQAAFERYIQAGGGYVGIHAAADTEYDWPWYGKLMGAHFSSHPHNPNVRKATVDVTQKNHPATKMLPDQWERTDEWYNYRSFYSGINVLADLDESTYEGGTNGSNHHISWYHEFDGGRAFYTGGGHTDESFSEPLFLSHLLGGIKYAIGDGKPLNYRKAYAKVTPEQNRFVKTVLVNDLNSPMELAIAPDGRVFFTELFGNLSVFDPRTGTKMLIHKFPITNMGGTGLIGLALDPEFAQNRNLYVYYAPAGLTEETLAFQLSRFTMNPDNTLDLGSEKVMLKVPVQKTSGSHHGGSLAWDKDGNLFLSTGDSSAPFPSDGYSPLDERSGKEFYSLDSQRSAGNTNDFKGKILRIHPETDGTYTIPDGNLFPKGTDKTLPEIYIMGCRNPYRIAVNPKTSVLYWGEIGPDAGKDGLQGPRGYDEFNQARKAGNFGWPYFMGNNFAYAKWDFATKTAGPKFDPAAPVNNSPNNTGLNQLPPAIPAMIWYPYAASEEFPELGVGGRSAMAGAFYTFNKNTTSTNKFPDYYDGALFVFDWMRNWVMALRFDEKENYVRSESFMATNGDFRRPIDLAFGPDGVMYMLEYGSIYGADNEDARLVKIEYNTGNRAPVAQASIADSATEARVDKMVFLTSERRNYPILREADGQAPLRVTFKSQGSHDLDDDDQVTYQWLFDGKTVGATTPTATYTYKKPGVYKVILKATDHAGLVGADTVTVKVGNTRPTVAITSAGNKSFFWENKPFTYAVKVKDKEDVAVDPKRVKVVYAYNPQPSAPGITSPNTPMLAAETNSLGKTLIAGSDCKACHTVDKVSVGPSFLAIAHKYKEQVGTVEQLGTKIINGGGGAWGTEHVMSAHPQLSVQDAQEMVRYIFSLTDKQKSQTLLPIQGSLSLKDHSKDDVKGQYTIIASYADKGGKVVGPLTGTDVVTLRNANVKPAYADAHVGFPRFRDNLSPGGHKSYILLKSIDLSGIKAFLYEYASANQTGEIEVRIDSQAGPIISTTGYGPTRGWDTLKTVRGQLNKPVSGRHDVYFFAIKPTKPNDEILKLTNIRFEE from the coding sequence CAGTCAGACAGTCTGCTAATGCGCCCCGTATACTGGTATTTTCGAAAACCAAAGGCTGGAAACACACCTCCATTCCATTCGCTATTGCCGCGATTCAGAGGCTGGGAAACGTAAATGGTTTTTCGGTTGATACCACGACAAATGCGGCCTTATTTACCGACGAAAACCTGAAACAATACGCGGCCGTTATCTTCAACAGTACGACAGGCAATGTTTTGAATGGTAAGCAACAAGCGGCATTCGAACGATACATCCAGGCGGGTGGCGGTTATGTCGGTATTCACGCGGCAGCCGATACGGAATACGACTGGCCGTGGTATGGTAAATTAATGGGCGCTCATTTTTCCAGTCATCCGCACAATCCTAATGTACGAAAAGCAACCGTTGATGTGACCCAAAAAAACCATCCGGCAACGAAAATGCTGCCCGATCAATGGGAACGTACCGACGAGTGGTATAACTACCGATCATTCTATTCAGGTATAAACGTGTTGGCCGATCTGGACGAAAGTACTTATGAGGGCGGTACCAATGGCTCGAATCATCACATTAGTTGGTATCACGAGTTCGATGGTGGACGAGCCTTTTACACTGGTGGAGGCCATACCGACGAGAGTTTTAGTGAGCCGTTATTTCTGAGCCATTTGCTGGGCGGCATTAAGTACGCCATTGGTGATGGTAAACCGCTTAACTATAGGAAAGCCTACGCCAAAGTGACGCCCGAACAAAACCGCTTCGTAAAAACAGTGCTGGTCAATGATTTGAATTCACCAATGGAACTGGCGATTGCGCCCGATGGTCGGGTATTTTTTACAGAACTGTTCGGCAACCTGTCGGTCTTTGATCCGCGCACTGGAACGAAAATGTTGATCCACAAATTCCCGATCACGAACATGGGCGGCACGGGTTTGATAGGTCTGGCGCTCGATCCAGAATTCGCCCAAAATCGTAATCTTTATGTGTACTATGCCCCCGCTGGCCTGACTGAGGAGACACTGGCTTTTCAACTTTCACGATTCACCATGAATCCTGACAATACGTTGGATTTGGGATCAGAGAAAGTAATGCTGAAAGTACCGGTACAGAAAACTAGCGGGTCGCACCACGGCGGATCGCTGGCCTGGGATAAAGACGGTAATCTTTTTCTGTCTACCGGCGACAGTTCCGCCCCCTTTCCATCCGATGGATATTCTCCATTGGATGAACGATCAGGCAAGGAATTTTACAGTCTGGATTCGCAACGCTCGGCGGGCAACACAAACGATTTTAAAGGAAAAATACTGCGAATTCATCCCGAGACAGACGGCACTTATACCATTCCTGACGGTAATTTATTCCCGAAAGGAACTGATAAAACTTTACCAGAAATCTACATTATGGGCTGTCGCAACCCGTATCGAATTGCGGTAAACCCGAAAACATCGGTCTTATACTGGGGTGAAATTGGGCCGGATGCAGGTAAAGATGGCCTTCAGGGGCCCCGTGGCTACGATGAGTTTAATCAGGCCAGGAAAGCAGGCAATTTCGGCTGGCCTTACTTCATGGGCAACAACTTTGCGTATGCGAAATGGGATTTTGCAACAAAAACCGCTGGCCCCAAATTCGACCCGGCGGCACCCGTCAACAACTCGCCGAACAACACCGGCCTAAATCAATTGCCACCCGCCATTCCCGCCATGATCTGGTATCCATACGCGGCATCGGAGGAGTTTCCCGAATTGGGTGTGGGCGGACGGAGCGCAATGGCGGGGGCGTTTTACACCTTCAACAAAAATACTACGTCGACGAACAAATTCCCGGATTATTACGACGGCGCTTTATTTGTATTTGACTGGATGCGCAACTGGGTGATGGCGCTGCGATTCGACGAGAAAGAGAATTATGTACGTAGTGAATCGTTTATGGCTACCAACGGCGATTTTCGGCGTCCTATTGATCTGGCGTTTGGACCTGATGGTGTGATGTATATGCTGGAATACGGCTCGATCTATGGCGCTGATAATGAAGATGCTCGACTAGTGAAAATCGAGTACAATACCGGCAATCGGGCACCCGTTGCTCAGGCAAGCATCGCAGATTCTGCGACTGAAGCACGAGTCGATAAAATGGTCTTCCTGACGTCGGAGCGACGTAACTATCCCATTTTACGTGAAGCCGACGGGCAGGCTCCATTACGGGTGACGTTCAAAAGCCAGGGTTCACACGATCTTGACGACGATGATCAGGTGACGTATCAATGGCTGTTCGATGGCAAAACTGTAGGCGCTACAACCCCGACTGCTACATACACCTACAAAAAGCCGGGCGTTTACAAGGTCATTCTAAAGGCAACCGATCATGCTGGATTAGTTGGTGCTGATACGGTAACGGTGAAAGTAGGAAACACCCGGCCAACGGTGGCCATTACGAGCGCGGGCAACAAATCCTTTTTCTGGGAGAACAAGCCGTTTACATATGCTGTAAAAGTGAAAGACAAAGAGGATGTAGCAGTAGATCCCAAACGAGTTAAAGTCGTTTACGCCTACAATCCCCAGCCGAGCGCACCGGGCATTACGTCTCCTAACACGCCAATGCTCGCTGCTGAAACGAATTCGCTGGGCAAAACGCTGATAGCGGGTAGCGATTGTAAGGCTTGTCATACAGTCGATAAGGTGTCAGTGGGGCCGTCGTTTCTGGCGATTGCGCATAAGTACAAAGAGCAGGTTGGAACTGTTGAACAATTAGGCACCAAGATTATAAATGGTGGTGGTGGTGCGTGGGGAACCGAGCATGTGATGAGTGCGCACCCGCAGCTTTCGGTGCAGGATGCACAGGAAATGGTGCGCTATATTTTCTCCCTGACCGACAAGCAAAAAAGCCAGACACTCTTGCCAATCCAAGGTTCCTTATCGCTAAAAGATCATTCGAAAGATGACGTAAAAGGGCAGTACACAATCATAGCTTCCTACGCGGATAAGGGCGGTAAAGTAGTTGGGCCACTCACCGGTACAGACGTAGTAACGCTACGAAATGCGAACGTGAAACCCGCCTACGCAGACGCCCACGTTGGTTTTCCCCGCTTCCGGGATAACCTGTCGCCAGGTGGGCATAAGTCTTATATCTTGTTAAAAAGCATTGACTTATCCGGGATTAAAGCCTTTCTGTATGAGTACGCATCGGCTAATCAGACGGGAGAAATTGAGGTACGTATTGATTCGCAGGCGGGCCCAATTATTAGTACAACAGGCTATGGACCGACGAGGGGCTGGGATACGTTAAAAACGGTAAGGGGGCAGCTCAACAAACCGGTTTCTGGTCGTCATGACGTGTATTTTTTCGCCATCAAACCAACCAAACCAAACGACGAAATTCTCAAATTAACCAATATCCGGTTTGAGGAATGA